A portion of the Glycine max cultivar Williams 82 chromosome 10, Glycine_max_v4.0, whole genome shotgun sequence genome contains these proteins:
- the LOC102662053 gene encoding uncharacterized protein: MVPTKKNKERYFRRFFEIFKGLEITMPFGEALQQMPLYSKFMKDILTKKGKYIDNENIVVGGNYSAIIQRKLPKKFKDPGSVTIPCTIGKEAVNKALIDLGASINLPMSMCKRIENLKIDPSKMTLQLADRSITRPYGVVEDVLVKIRHFTFPVDFVIMDIEEDMGIPLILGRPFMLTANCVVDMGNGNLELSIDNQKITFNLFKEMKYP; the protein is encoded by the coding sequence ATGGTACCCACTAAGAAGAACAAGGAGCGTTACTTCAGACGtttctttgaaatatttaaagggCTAGAAATCACCATGCCATTCGGGGAAGCCTTACAGCAGATGCCCCTTTACTCCAAATTTATGAAGGACATCCTCACCAAGAAGGGGAAGTATATTGACAACGAGAATATTGTGGTAGGGGGCAACTATAGTGCAATAATACAGAGGAAGCTGCCCAAAAAGTTTAAGGACCCCGGAAGTGTCACCATCCCGTGCACCATTGGGAAGGAAGCGGTAAACAAGGCCCTCATTGATCTGGGAGCAAGTATCAATCTGCCCATGTCAATGTGCAAAAGAATCGAGAATTTGAAGATAGATCCCTCCAAGATGACACTTCAGCTGGCAGACCGCTCGATCACAAGACCATACGGGGTGGTAGAAGATGTCCTAGTCAAGATACGCCACTTCACTTTTCCAGTGGACTTTGTTATCATGGATATCGAAGAAGACATGGGCATTCCCCTTATATTAGGTAGACCCTTCATGCTAACTGCCAATTGTGTGGTGGATATGGGGAATGGGAACTTGGAGTTGAGTATTGACAATCAGAAGATCACCTTTAACCTTTTCAAGGAAATGAAGTACCCATAG